A window of Metabacillus sp. B2-18 contains these coding sequences:
- the pruA gene encoding L-glutamate gamma-semialdehyde dehydrogenase: MTTPYKHEPFTDFSIEENRVAFEKALENVQEIMGKEYPLVINGERITTEAKIVSYNPANKEEVVGKVSKATQEHAEMAIQAADEAFKEWRYWNPEERANILFRAAAIIRRKKHDFSALLVKEAGKPWNEADADTAEAIDFLEYYGRQMIELAKGKPVNSREGESNKYIYTPTGVTVVIPPWNFLFAIMAGTTVAPIVTGNTVVLKPASATPVIAAQFVEVLEEAGLPKGVVNFVPGSGAEVGDYLVDHPKTSIITFTGSREVGTRIFERAAKVQPGQMHLKRVIAEMGGKDTVVVDNDCDIELAAQSIFASAFGFAGQKCSAGSRAVVHEDVYDEVLQRVIEITESKVTGSPESADTYMGPVIDQGSFDKIMDYISIGKEEGRLVSGGNGDDSKGYFIEPTIFADLDPNARIMQEEIFGPVVAFAKARNFDEALEIANNTEYGLTGAVITRNRKHIERAKHEFHVGNLYFNRNCTGAIVGYHPFGGFKMSGTDSKAGGPDYLALHMQAKTISEML, encoded by the coding sequence ATGACAACACCATACAAACACGAGCCATTTACTGATTTTTCAATTGAGGAAAACCGAGTAGCTTTTGAAAAAGCCTTGGAAAATGTGCAAGAAATTATGGGAAAAGAGTACCCTCTTGTTATCAATGGAGAAAGAATAACAACTGAAGCAAAAATTGTCTCATACAACCCGGCAAACAAAGAAGAAGTTGTTGGTAAAGTATCGAAGGCTACACAAGAGCATGCAGAAATGGCAATCCAGGCTGCAGATGAAGCGTTTAAAGAGTGGAGATACTGGAACCCGGAAGAAAGAGCTAATATTTTATTCCGTGCAGCTGCCATTATTCGTCGTAAAAAGCATGACTTTTCAGCATTGTTGGTCAAAGAAGCTGGGAAGCCTTGGAATGAAGCGGATGCCGATACAGCTGAAGCGATTGACTTCTTAGAATATTATGGTCGACAAATGATTGAACTAGCAAAAGGAAAGCCAGTTAACAGCCGTGAAGGTGAAAGTAATAAATATATTTATACCCCAACAGGCGTAACTGTTGTTATTCCACCTTGGAACTTCTTATTTGCGATTATGGCTGGTACAACAGTTGCACCGATTGTAACTGGAAATACAGTTGTATTAAAACCTGCAAGTGCAACACCTGTTATTGCCGCACAATTTGTTGAGGTACTTGAAGAAGCTGGATTACCAAAAGGAGTTGTGAACTTTGTTCCTGGTAGTGGAGCTGAAGTAGGTGACTATCTAGTTGATCACCCAAAAACTAGCATCATTACATTTACTGGCTCACGAGAAGTAGGAACACGTATTTTTGAGCGCGCTGCAAAAGTTCAACCAGGTCAAATGCACTTAAAACGAGTGATTGCTGAAATGGGTGGTAAGGACACAGTTGTGGTAGATAATGATTGTGATATTGAATTAGCTGCTCAATCCATTTTCGCTTCGGCATTTGGTTTTGCAGGACAAAAATGTTCAGCAGGTTCTCGTGCAGTTGTTCATGAGGATGTATATGATGAAGTCCTGCAACGTGTTATCGAAATTACAGAAAGCAAAGTAACTGGAAGCCCAGAAAGTGCAGATACTTATATGGGGCCAGTTATTGATCAAGGATCATTTGATAAAATTATGGACTATATCTCTATTGGTAAAGAAGAAGGGCGTTTAGTAAGTGGTGGAAATGGTGATGATTCAAAAGGATATTTTATTGAACCAACCATTTTTGCTGATCTTGATCCTAATGCAAGAATTATGCAAGAAGAAATTTTCGGACCGGTTGTAGCATTTGCTAAAGCAAGAAACTTCGATGAAGCTCTTGAAATTGCTAATAATACAGAATACGGCTTAACAGGTGCTGTCATTACTAGAAACAGAAAACATATTGAACGTGCAAAACATGAATTCCATGTAGGAAATCTTTACTTTAATCGTAATTGTACAGGAGCTATTGTTGGTTATCACCCATTTGGAGGTTTCAAAATGTCTGGCACTGACTCAAAAGCTGGTGGACCTGATTACTTGGCTCTTCATATGCAGGCAAAAACGATTAGTGAGATGTTATAA
- a CDS encoding GNAT family N-acetyltransferase produces the protein MSFKSEVIPVFAHSVINKLITGEIIEQNDSTLICTSSGIFVVSGESSIDFLNDTILPIYEIKKQKNERFTLFSTSLEWDELLTNKTINEFKQYKRYSYFFNKHRYSSLELKELKDGFELRRFKESTINKSNEFNEAYVKEYWGSTERFLQHGFGYFISYKDKIVSESISIFASENYAEIDVATSSNFSGMGLASHVSAAFIKHCLEYDKVPRWDCDIHNVGSINLAQKLGFENPRMYSIFVKR, from the coding sequence ATGTCATTTAAAAGTGAAGTTATTCCTGTTTTTGCTCATTCAGTTATAAACAAGTTAATCACTGGCGAGATCATAGAACAAAACGATTCTACATTAATTTGTACGAGTTCAGGCATATTCGTTGTGTCAGGAGAGTCAAGTATTGATTTTCTTAACGATACAATTCTTCCTATTTATGAAATTAAAAAACAAAAAAATGAACGATTTACCTTGTTTTCTACTTCTTTAGAATGGGATGAGTTATTAACAAATAAAACAATCAATGAATTTAAGCAATATAAGCGGTATTCTTATTTTTTTAACAAACACAGATATTCTTCACTGGAGTTAAAGGAACTAAAAGATGGGTTTGAGTTAAGAAGATTTAAAGAAAGTACCATAAACAAGAGCAATGAATTTAATGAAGCTTATGTTAAAGAATACTGGGGTTCAACGGAGCGTTTTCTTCAGCATGGATTTGGATATTTCATTTCATATAAAGATAAAATTGTAAGCGAGAGTATATCAATATTTGCGTCTGAGAACTACGCGGAAATTGATGTGGCCACTTCTTCAAATTTTAGTGGAATGGGCTTAGCCTCACATGTTTCAGCTGCTTTTATTAAGCATTGCCTAGAGTACGATAAAGTACCACGTTGGGATTGTGATATACATAATGTAGGCTCGATAAACCTGGCTCAAAAATTAGGATTTGAGAATCCAAGAATGTATTCAATCTTTGTTAAAAGGTGA
- a CDS encoding flotillin family protein — translation MSGFFGVIVIFIPLLIVAAIAGVGYFFWVKIRYRTARSNQALIITGPKLGDPEKETNIFADQEGRSMKIIRGGGYRLRRFQTATPVNLTSFQLKLSTPRVYTNGGVPIVADAVAMVKVADTLNGIANYAEQFLGKEQEEIEAEIIEVLGSNLRAILSKMTVEDINSDREKFNHDVSEVAQKQLDLMGFKITSLGLTDLRDADEENGYLENLGRPRIAEVRKLAEIAEANSERETRIHRAQTDQEAKEEEYKRQIAIAESKKEKDIKDAAFKEETERARAKSEQSYELERAKLAKEVKEEELTLKFLERERAVKLEEEESKVRKTKADAEYYETTRKAEAEARKSEIDGEAKARIRREEGSAEADVIRERGKAEAEARKLLAEAMEKHGDVIITEKLIEMLPVFAEKIAQPLTNIDSVKIIDSGNGQGVSSFGKSITKTMVDIQEPLKEMTGIDMGELLKSYATRTNRTDNHITFQEAKRDNGSDMVTVVEEDEK, via the coding sequence ATGTCAGGTTTCTTTGGTGTTATCGTTATTTTTATTCCATTGTTAATTGTAGCAGCCATAGCTGGAGTAGGTTATTTCTTTTGGGTGAAAATTCGTTATCGAACTGCCAGGTCAAATCAAGCACTTATTATTACTGGTCCTAAACTAGGTGATCCTGAGAAAGAAACGAATATATTCGCTGATCAAGAAGGACGTTCTATGAAAATTATCAGAGGTGGCGGTTACAGGCTTAGACGATTCCAAACAGCTACACCTGTTAACCTTACTTCGTTTCAGTTAAAGCTATCAACACCAAGAGTATACACAAATGGTGGGGTACCGATTGTAGCAGATGCTGTTGCCATGGTGAAAGTGGCAGATACGTTAAATGGTATTGCCAACTATGCTGAACAGTTTCTAGGAAAAGAACAAGAAGAAATTGAAGCAGAAATTATTGAGGTACTTGGAAGTAATTTACGTGCTATTCTTTCAAAAATGACGGTTGAGGATATTAACAGTGATCGTGAAAAATTTAATCATGATGTTTCTGAGGTTGCTCAAAAACAATTAGATTTAATGGGCTTTAAAATTACTTCACTAGGGTTAACGGATTTACGTGATGCTGATGAGGAAAACGGATATTTAGAAAATCTAGGAAGACCTCGTATTGCTGAGGTTCGTAAATTAGCAGAAATCGCCGAGGCTAATAGTGAGCGTGAAACACGAATTCATAGAGCACAAACAGATCAAGAGGCAAAAGAGGAAGAATACAAGCGCCAGATCGCAATTGCTGAATCGAAGAAGGAAAAAGATATTAAAGATGCTGCCTTCAAAGAGGAAACTGAGCGTGCAAGAGCTAAATCAGAGCAATCTTATGAATTGGAAAGAGCAAAGCTTGCTAAAGAGGTGAAGGAAGAAGAACTAACGCTTAAATTTTTAGAACGAGAACGTGCCGTTAAGCTTGAAGAAGAAGAAAGTAAAGTTCGTAAAACAAAAGCTGATGCCGAATACTATGAAACAACACGTAAAGCAGAAGCAGAGGCACGAAAATCTGAAATTGATGGAGAAGCAAAAGCAAGAATTCGCCGTGAAGAAGGATCTGCTGAAGCGGATGTTATTCGTGAGCGTGGTAAAGCAGAAGCAGAGGCTCGTAAGCTGTTAGCTGAAGCAATGGAAAAACACGGTGATGTTATTATCACTGAAAAACTAATAGAAATGTTACCAGTATTTGCAGAGAAAATTGCACAGCCTTTAACGAATATTGATTCTGTTAAAATTATTGATTCAGGTAACGGTCAAGGTGTTTCTTCATTTGGTAAAAGCATTACAAAAACAATGGTAGATATCCAGGAACCATTAAAAGAAATGACAGGGATTGATATGGGAGAATTGTTAAAATCATATGCAACTCGAACAAATCGTACAGATAATCATATTACCTTTCAAGAAGCAAAACGGGATAACGGCAGTGACATGGTTACAGTAGTAGAAGAAGATGAGAAATAA
- a CDS encoding PucR family transcriptional regulator produces MDELLERVLSLSDLHEIVDGISNGLKKPVILESDHFFLLAYNSYYVDHFDSANQQTIFAKKCPLNIFERFVETGIIDRLKTNEHPFRIHEMKEIGLNQRVVVSAKYKGTIMGYIWIQEIEDPLTDEQLTFLYDASLHVGKMIYKKNKLKQQKAEKIEHFFRQVINGDFVSEKELRWEATQLDIVLPSIFSVMVVNAIHADEELVEELKETIRSYLNLKDNTSHVLVDRTNIVIIVGCYSLKYSPVEAALNIIENLLSNFDEKRYSDIFIGIGNEYQPITLLQTSYKEALEVVSIAEKLGTQENVPYEHDKIGIFRYLDVINEKNKSISYSNKNLKILQQKDKESQTELVKTLEYYLVNNCKLKPTAEQMFIHPNTLNYRMKQIAELTTIDFSDFNQKCQLYLDLMLNKKIQV; encoded by the coding sequence ATGGATGAGCTATTAGAGCGTGTGTTATCTTTATCTGATTTACACGAAATTGTGGACGGTATAAGCAATGGTTTAAAAAAGCCTGTTATTCTTGAGAGTGATCATTTTTTCTTACTTGCTTATAATTCCTATTATGTGGATCATTTTGATTCGGCAAATCAGCAAACGATTTTTGCAAAAAAATGTCCATTAAATATTTTTGAAAGATTCGTCGAGACAGGAATTATTGACAGATTAAAAACAAATGAACATCCTTTTAGAATTCACGAGATGAAAGAGATAGGTTTAAATCAACGCGTTGTTGTAAGTGCAAAATACAAAGGAACGATTATGGGATACATTTGGATACAAGAAATAGAGGACCCATTAACTGATGAACAGTTAACCTTTTTATACGATGCTTCCTTACATGTTGGTAAAATGATTTATAAGAAAAATAAGTTAAAACAACAAAAAGCTGAGAAAATCGAACATTTTTTCCGTCAGGTTATTAATGGTGACTTTGTTAGTGAGAAGGAGCTTAGATGGGAGGCCACACAGTTAGATATCGTTTTGCCGTCCATTTTTAGTGTTATGGTTGTGAATGCCATTCATGCGGATGAAGAGCTTGTAGAAGAATTAAAAGAAACCATTCGGTCATATTTGAACTTAAAGGATAATACAAGCCATGTGTTAGTTGATCGGACGAATATAGTTATTATCGTTGGTTGCTATTCCCTTAAATACTCACCAGTAGAAGCTGCCTTAAATATTATCGAAAACCTGTTATCAAACTTTGATGAGAAGCGATATTCTGACATTTTTATTGGAATCGGTAATGAATATCAACCTATTACATTGCTTCAAACGAGTTACAAAGAAGCGCTGGAAGTTGTTTCAATTGCTGAAAAACTTGGAACACAGGAGAATGTTCCATATGAACATGATAAAATTGGTATTTTTCGCTATCTTGATGTGATAAACGAAAAAAATAAGAGTATTAGCTATTCAAATAAAAATCTGAAGATTCTTCAACAAAAAGATAAAGAAAGTCAAACAGAGCTAGTCAAAACTCTTGAGTACTATCTAGTGAATAACTGCAAATTGAAGCCAACTGCAGAACAAATGTTTATTCATCCAAATACGTTAAACTACCGAATGAAACAAATTGCTGAGTTAACAACGATTGATTTTTCAGATTTCAATCAAAAGTGTCAGCTATATCTTGATTTGATGTTAAATAAAAAGATACAAGTATGA
- a CDS encoding Zn-dependent hydrolase codes for MQRQKVLINGERLKNELETFANFGRTENNGVTRLSLSSEDILVRDYFCKCCEDLGMKIKVDDMGSIYATLEGKKKRPPIVIGSHLDTVKNGGKFDGVLGVVAGLEIVRTLVENKIKPETSITIVNFTNEEGARFEPSMMASGVLSGKFNKSDMIKSTDQNGETFSEALQKSGYNGAIENRLTEASCFLELHIEQGPILESENLTIGIVDCVLGMVCYEIEVTGESDHAGTTPMSMRKDALFEANHLISTIRQKVGTLDDELVYTLGRLSVLPNVHTVIPNKVVFSFEARHKDFMIIQKVEEIIRSLPNSALEGCEVKIRKLWDRNTVWFNPDLCELLEQSTDTLGYSYKRMVSGAGHDAQFLASYVPSAMVFVPSVNGKSHCEVEESSWEDCEKGVNVLLETALTMMSEG; via the coding sequence ATGCAAAGACAAAAGGTATTAATTAACGGAGAAAGACTTAAAAATGAACTAGAAACTTTCGCTAATTTCGGTCGTACAGAAAATAATGGGGTCACTAGATTATCATTATCATCGGAGGATATTTTGGTTAGAGATTATTTTTGTAAATGTTGTGAAGATCTTGGAATGAAGATAAAGGTAGACGATATGGGATCGATTTATGCAACACTAGAAGGTAAAAAAAAGAGGCCCCCGATTGTCATTGGATCACATTTGGATACAGTTAAAAATGGTGGTAAATTTGATGGTGTTTTAGGTGTTGTAGCGGGATTAGAGATTGTGAGAACACTTGTGGAAAATAAGATAAAGCCTGAAACATCTATAACCATTGTTAATTTTACTAATGAGGAAGGAGCAAGGTTTGAACCGTCAATGATGGCTTCAGGTGTCCTATCAGGAAAATTTAATAAATCGGATATGATTAAAAGTACAGATCAAAATGGAGAGACCTTTTCCGAGGCACTGCAAAAAAGTGGATATAATGGGGCGATAGAAAATCGATTAACAGAAGCATCTTGTTTTTTAGAGTTACATATTGAACAAGGACCGATATTAGAAAGTGAAAATCTTACTATAGGAATCGTTGATTGTGTGTTAGGGATGGTATGTTATGAAATTGAAGTAACTGGAGAATCTGACCACGCTGGGACAACCCCGATGAGTATGAGAAAGGATGCACTTTTTGAAGCAAATCATCTTATCTCAACAATACGCCAAAAGGTAGGAACCTTAGATGATGAACTAGTTTATACATTAGGAAGGTTGAGTGTGTTACCGAATGTACACACAGTCATTCCAAATAAAGTGGTTTTTTCTTTTGAAGCAAGACATAAAGATTTCATGATCATCCAAAAAGTTGAAGAAATTATCCGTTCACTCCCCAATTCAGCTTTAGAAGGTTGTGAAGTAAAGATAAGAAAATTATGGGATCGTAATACAGTTTGGTTTAATCCAGACCTATGCGAACTGTTGGAGCAATCAACAGACACATTAGGGTACTCCTACAAAAGAATGGTAAGTGGTGCTGGACATGATGCACAATTTTTAGCAAGCTATGTTCCTTCCGCAATGGTATTTGTCCCAAGCGTAAATGGAAAGAGTCATTGTGAGGTGGAGGAGTCAAGCTGGGAAGATTGTGAAAAGGGAGTAAATGTCTTATTAGAGACAGCACTCACGATGATGTCTGAGGGGTAA
- a CDS encoding DUF1801 domain-containing protein — protein MYEQKTKENDKSVIEYIESVESPKKREDAYKLLDIFTDVSGYQAKMWGPSIIGFGKYHYKYPTGHEGDAPLVGFSPRKAKISLYFATGDTEREKLLEKFGKHTCGKACVYINKLADIDTKFLEELISQSINFLRRTYPE, from the coding sequence TTGTACGAACAAAAAACAAAAGAAAATGATAAAAGTGTCATTGAATATATTGAAAGCGTTGAAAGTCCCAAAAAACGCGAAGACGCCTACAAATTATTAGATATTTTTACGGATGTATCAGGCTATCAGGCAAAAATGTGGGGACCAAGCATTATTGGGTTTGGAAAGTATCATTATAAATACCCCACCGGTCATGAAGGTGATGCACCCCTTGTTGGCTTTTCTCCTCGAAAAGCCAAAATAAGCTTGTATTTTGCAACAGGTGATACCGAACGAGAGAAGTTACTGGAAAAATTCGGTAAGCATACTTGTGGAAAAGCATGTGTTTATATTAATAAACTGGCAGATATTGATACAAAATTTTTAGAGGAGTTAATTTCTCAATCAATCAACTTTTTGAGAAGAACTTATCCAGAGTAA
- a CDS encoding Cof-type HAD-IIB family hydrolase has translation MTNYKILFLDIDGTLLRPDDTIEDSSKKAIAEVKKKGIEVFLATGRPLHEISHIAKELNIESFIGYNGAYAIHKGEDIFRAPMSSSTVEKYVEIAKNNGHELVLYTHEENIFSDLESPIVKEFISAFHLHKNNSYSLDVIDKILGITLINLSENEPALYEKEDPSIHLSQVNVDGLRHCYDVIRDNVNKGIAVQHILELLSLPREAAIAFGDGMNDKEMLEVVGEGFAMGNGHPDLFQYAKYKTTKVTNSGIYNGLKSLGLVD, from the coding sequence ATGACTAATTATAAAATTTTGTTTCTCGACATTGATGGTACACTGCTAAGACCTGATGACACAATAGAGGATTCTTCAAAAAAAGCTATAGCTGAAGTAAAGAAAAAAGGAATTGAAGTATTCCTTGCGACAGGTCGCCCTTTACATGAAATATCACATATTGCAAAGGAATTAAATATTGAATCATTTATTGGCTACAACGGAGCGTATGCCATTCATAAGGGTGAGGATATTTTTCGAGCTCCAATGTCAAGTTCAACTGTTGAGAAATATGTTGAAATTGCCAAAAACAATGGACATGAGCTTGTTTTGTACACTCATGAGGAGAATATTTTCTCAGACTTAGAAAGTCCAATCGTTAAAGAATTTATTTCAGCTTTTCACCTACATAAAAATAATTCCTATTCACTTGATGTAATTGATAAAATTTTAGGAATCACTCTTATTAATTTAAGTGAAAATGAACCAGCATTATATGAAAAAGAAGATCCTTCGATTCATTTATCACAGGTTAATGTTGATGGGTTACGTCATTGCTATGATGTTATTCGTGACAACGTAAATAAAGGAATTGCAGTTCAGCATATCCTAGAGCTACTCTCTCTTCCAAGAGAAGCTGCCATTGCTTTCGGTGATGGAATGAACGACAAGGAAATGCTAGAGGTTGTTGGTGAAGGATTTGCTATGGGGAATGGACATCCTGATCTTTTTCAATATGCAAAATATAAAACAACGAAGGTAACAAACTCAGGTATATACAACGGTTTAAAATCACTTGGCCTTGTTGACTAA
- a CDS encoding cold-shock protein: MAQGKVKWFNSEKGFGFIEVEGGDDVFVHFSSIQGEGYKSLDEGQEVTFDIEQGNRGPQAANVQKI; encoded by the coding sequence ATGGCACAAGGAAAAGTAAAATGGTTTAACTCAGAAAAAGGTTTTGGATTTATTGAAGTTGAAGGTGGAGATGACGTATTTGTTCACTTCTCTTCAATTCAAGGAGAAGGTTATAAGAGCTTAGATGAAGGACAAGAAGTTACTTTTGACATTGAGCAAGGTAACAGAGGTCCTCAAGCTGCTAACGTTCAAAAAATATAA
- a CDS encoding manganese catalase family protein: protein MFKRINKLPIELPIPEHGDMNAAAAVQELLGGKFGEMSTLNNYMFQSFNFRNKKKLKPFYELVASITAEEIGHVELVSNTINLLSVGNTFPGDPDITPLQNGKDARNTHHFISTAQTAIPGDSMGRPWTGDNVFNSGNLVLDLTHNFFLEIGARTHKMRVYEMTDNPVAREMIGYLLVRGGTHVLAYAKAIEIVTGVDLTKMLPVPNLDNSKFDYARPFIEKGLSNVLYTWSETEYRDIGMIWKGTNPENGHPLEVKIGAPEGGPIPDLEELPEEFAPGITRDDYELIKKRLMEKL, encoded by the coding sequence ATGTTTAAAAGAATAAATAAATTGCCAATTGAACTTCCTATACCTGAACACGGTGATATGAATGCTGCTGCTGCAGTACAAGAGCTCTTGGGTGGCAAGTTTGGGGAGATGTCTACCTTAAATAACTATATGTTTCAGTCTTTTAACTTCAGAAATAAAAAAAAGCTAAAACCATTCTATGAGTTAGTAGCTAGCATTACAGCAGAAGAAATTGGTCATGTAGAACTTGTTTCTAATACAATTAATTTGTTATCGGTAGGTAATACGTTTCCGGGGGATCCGGATATCACTCCACTCCAAAATGGGAAGGATGCTAGAAACACCCACCACTTTATCTCTACTGCTCAAACGGCTATACCAGGTGATTCGATGGGAAGACCTTGGACTGGTGATAATGTATTTAATAGTGGTAATCTGGTTTTAGATTTAACACATAACTTTTTTCTAGAAATTGGTGCACGTACACATAAAATGAGAGTTTATGAGATGACTGATAACCCAGTTGCTCGAGAAATGATTGGGTATTTACTTGTTCGTGGAGGAACACATGTCCTCGCCTATGCGAAAGCAATCGAAATTGTGACAGGGGTAGACTTAACGAAAATGCTTCCAGTTCCAAATCTTGATAACTCAAAATTTGATTATGCTAGGCCATTCATAGAAAAAGGCTTAAGCAATGTGCTTTACACATGGAGCGAAACAGAATACAGGGATATTGGAATGATTTGGAAAGGAACTAATCCGGAAAATGGGCATCCACTGGAAGTGAAAATTGGTGCTCCTGAGGGGGGACCCATACCAGACTTAGAGGAATTACCTGAAGAATTTGCTCCTGGTATTACTAGGGACGATTATGAATTAATCAAAAAACGTCTAATGGAAAAGTTATAA
- a CDS encoding ABC transporter substrate-binding protein, translated as MKRSLSVLLGLLMCFVLAACNGGGDSASGEATEKEVIGGDVEDATELKYWTFVELHMDFFKDAVPRWNELHPDKPIKLVAETFPYDQMHNNLLLALQSGKGAPDISDIEVGRFPNFLQGEPQLLPMNEYVEPEMDNFIQSRFDIYAKDGNYYGMPTHVGATVMYYNKEIMDQAGVDIDSIKTWDDYVEAGKKVVENTDAVMTTVHTGDATTFQQMISQQGSDLFDDEGNLTIDSPENIKTLSLLNDMLNTHKIAELTPGGEPHAEEFYAFMNEGKAASISMPMWYMGRFTDYMPDLKGKMVIRPMPAWEEGGDRSVGIGGTGTVVTNQTEHAELAKEFLAFAKLSKEANIKLWTVLGFDPPRWDVWEDPAVQEDNKFYQYFGTDIFDTLLEIKDEINGINVTEQYPDVLTELNTNTLNNVLRQKSESPEDALKKAQETVEANMQ; from the coding sequence TTGAAAAGGTCGTTATCGGTACTTTTAGGATTACTTATGTGTTTTGTATTAGCGGCATGTAATGGTGGAGGAGACTCGGCATCTGGTGAGGCAACTGAAAAGGAAGTTATAGGTGGAGATGTTGAAGATGCAACCGAATTAAAGTATTGGACATTTGTTGAACTGCACATGGATTTCTTTAAAGACGCGGTTCCTCGTTGGAATGAACTTCACCCAGATAAACCGATTAAACTTGTTGCTGAAACATTCCCTTACGATCAAATGCATAACAACTTATTATTAGCGCTACAGTCTGGTAAAGGTGCACCTGATATTTCTGATATTGAAGTTGGTCGTTTTCCGAACTTTTTACAAGGTGAACCACAGCTTTTACCTATGAATGAATATGTTGAACCAGAAATGGATAACTTCATCCAATCAAGATTTGACATATATGCTAAGGATGGTAATTACTACGGTATGCCTACACATGTTGGTGCGACTGTCATGTATTATAACAAAGAAATTATGGACCAAGCTGGTGTTGATATAGATTCAATCAAAACTTGGGATGACTATGTAGAAGCGGGTAAAAAGGTCGTTGAAAACACTGATGCTGTTATGACAACAGTTCATACGGGTGATGCAACTACTTTCCAGCAAATGATCAGTCAACAAGGTTCTGACTTATTTGATGATGAGGGTAATTTAACAATAGATAGCCCTGAAAACATCAAAACACTTTCTTTGTTGAATGATATGCTTAATACACATAAAATTGCAGAGTTAACACCTGGTGGCGAGCCACATGCTGAAGAGTTTTATGCATTTATGAATGAAGGAAAAGCGGCATCTATCTCTATGCCAATGTGGTATATGGGACGTTTCACAGATTATATGCCTGACCTAAAAGGTAAAATGGTGATACGACCAATGCCTGCTTGGGAAGAAGGTGGAGATCGCTCGGTAGGTATTGGTGGAACTGGTACCGTTGTTACAAATCAAACTGAGCATGCTGAGCTTGCAAAGGAATTCCTGGCATTTGCAAAACTTTCTAAGGAAGCAAATATTAAACTATGGACAGTTCTGGGCTTTGATCCACCTCGTTGGGATGTGTGGGAAGATCCGGCGGTTCAAGAGGATAACAAATTCTATCAATATTTCGGTACGGATATTTTTGATACATTACTTGAGATCAAAGACGAAATTAATGGTATTAACGTAACAGAACAATATCCAGATGTTCTAACCGAGTTAAATACCAATACATTAAATAATGTACTAAGACAGAAATCTGAATCTCCTGAAGATGCTTTAAAGAAAGCACAGGAAACAGTTGAAGCAAATATGCAGTAG
- a CDS encoding YesL family protein, producing MNGKEIVSKLDFILQWIFRLVVLNVMWIFYSVLGLIVAGIFPSTAAMLSVARKWILGEHDIKIFQTFKKTYRQEFATANILGWILTITGVILYFNFQLMKNSVSVFSIVTPFAFYLMVFFYMILLIWAFPMLVHYKATWRQHLKNAIIVGLSKLHYTLMCGLKIFFVLYLSLSYPGIIPFFTISALGIGVMWVTLRVFTKMDQGVKVKSL from the coding sequence ATGAATGGGAAAGAAATTGTATCAAAATTAGATTTTATACTTCAATGGATTTTCCGCCTTGTTGTGCTGAATGTAATGTGGATTTTCTATTCAGTTCTTGGACTAATTGTAGCAGGTATCTTTCCATCTACTGCCGCTATGTTAAGTGTAGCTCGAAAGTGGATTCTGGGTGAACATGATATCAAGATTTTCCAAACATTTAAGAAAACATATCGTCAAGAATTTGCTACAGCCAATATATTGGGATGGATTTTAACAATAACTGGAGTTATTCTGTATTTTAATTTTCAATTAATGAAGAATTCGGTAAGTGTGTTCTCTATTGTAACTCCTTTTGCCTTTTATTTAATGGTTTTCTTCTATATGATTCTATTAATTTGGGCTTTTCCAATGCTTGTTCATTATAAAGCTACCTGGAGACAGCATCTTAAGAATGCCATTATTGTAGGTTTATCAAAACTTCATTATACCCTCATGTGTGGTTTGAAGATTTTTTTTGTATTGTATCTATCTTTAAGTTATCCGGGAATCATTCCATTTTTCACGATTAGTGCCTTAGGGATAGGGGTGATGTGGGTTACGTTGCGAGTCTTTACTAAAATGGATCAGGGAGTAAAGGTGAAGTCGCTATAA